In one window of Tolypothrix sp. PCC 7712 DNA:
- a CDS encoding efflux RND transporter permease subunit, whose product MLSAIIKWAIARRWLVILGTIILTIWIFRTIIQMPLDVFPSFAPPQVEIQTEAPGLAPEELESLVTLPIESAINGTPGVTAVRSSSAAGISVVKVIFNWDTDIYQARQLVTERLQQAQSKLPSGVETPQISPTSSPIGTVLQYAFTSQSTPLMEVRRIVDWQVTNRLLAVPGVSQVVAYGGDVRQYQVLVDPAKLRAFNVTLEDLEQAAKAANINAPGGYLITPDREKLIRGIGRIESLEELQQSVITARNGTPVKISDIADVQIGAAIKRGDGSFNGQKAVIVMVNKQPQADTPTVTRAIEAAMSEIQAGLPKDIKVTPTFRQENYIDSSIENVREALIEGSIIVALILIPFLMNWRNLAICLTALPLSLLLGVLLLNWLGQGLNTMTLGGLAVAIGSAVDDAIVDAENVYRNLRENKYSPNPRPVLDVVFDGCQEVRDSVFGATIITIVVFSPVFALAGVEGSIFIPMGLGYMAAVIASSITALTVTPALCAILLPYGRLPETEPWVARFFKGLYRPLLTFSLRRSGIVIGAAIASLVAAVVIVPSFGRIFLPEFQEQTLVNTLTLYPGVSLEATNAAGETLQHALKGDSRFPYVQLRSGRAPGDGDAAGVNLGHLDIELSDAGMKDREGTIEKLREEFAKLPGVAPNIGGFISHRMDEVLSGVRSAIAVKIFGPDLEQLRTVGQQVDDVMKTVNGIVDLQLEPQIPIEQIQIKFNRPAASRYGLTVGKLSEIIETALNGRVVSQVLEKQQTFDLAVWLKPDARQNLDTIRNLLVDTPNGQKIPLAQVATIENGTGPNTINRENVSRLIVVSANANGRDLRSIVNEIQAKVKQQVQIPAGYYIQYAGQFEAEERATQNILISSAIAFVAITVIMYLSVKSIPSTTMIMINLPLALVGGVFSVALTGGVISIASLVGFVTLFGVATRNGLLLVDNYNTKFAEGIPVKEVLIKGSMERLNAILMTAFTSALGLAPLVVESGPGKEILQPLSIVVLGGLFTSTALTLMVLPALYAKFGKFLLPKRTMSIVEDGKVPKAVFEQ is encoded by the coding sequence ATGCTGAGTGCCATTATTAAATGGGCGATCGCTCGCCGTTGGTTAGTTATCCTGGGTACAATTATCCTGACAATTTGGATATTTCGGACGATTATCCAAATGCCCTTGGATGTTTTTCCTAGCTTTGCACCACCCCAAGTTGAAATTCAAACTGAAGCACCAGGACTCGCCCCCGAAGAATTAGAATCTTTAGTAACTTTACCAATTGAAAGTGCGATTAATGGTACTCCTGGAGTAACAGCAGTACGCTCATCTTCAGCAGCAGGAATTTCTGTCGTCAAAGTCATTTTTAACTGGGATACTGATATTTATCAAGCTCGCCAGTTGGTAACAGAGCGATTACAACAAGCTCAAAGTAAGCTGCCATCAGGGGTAGAAACTCCGCAAATTTCCCCTACAAGCTCCCCTATCGGCACTGTATTACAATATGCCTTCACCTCCCAAAGCACTCCTTTAATGGAAGTGCGGCGAATTGTTGATTGGCAAGTGACAAATCGCCTGTTAGCTGTGCCTGGTGTTAGTCAAGTTGTAGCGTATGGTGGCGATGTTCGCCAATATCAAGTATTAGTCGATCCAGCGAAGCTAAGAGCCTTTAATGTCACTTTGGAAGACTTAGAGCAAGCAGCCAAAGCTGCTAATATTAACGCTCCTGGTGGCTATTTAATTACTCCTGACCGAGAAAAGTTAATTCGCGGGATTGGAAGAATTGAATCTCTTGAAGAATTACAGCAATCAGTAATTACTGCCCGCAATGGTACGCCTGTCAAAATCTCAGATATTGCTGATGTGCAAATTGGTGCAGCTATTAAACGAGGTGATGGCAGTTTTAACGGTCAGAAGGCAGTTATTGTAATGGTTAATAAACAGCCTCAAGCCGATACTCCTACTGTCACCCGTGCTATTGAAGCAGCGATGTCAGAGATTCAAGCAGGATTACCCAAAGATATCAAAGTCACCCCAACATTTCGTCAAGAAAACTATATTGATTCTTCTATTGAAAATGTTAGAGAAGCTTTAATTGAAGGCAGTATTATTGTTGCTTTAATTTTAATTCCTTTTTTAATGAATTGGCGCAATTTAGCTATTTGTTTAACTGCCCTACCTTTATCTTTATTACTAGGAGTACTACTACTAAATTGGTTGGGACAAGGTTTAAATACTATGACATTGGGAGGGTTAGCAGTCGCAATTGGTTCAGCCGTTGATGATGCGATTGTTGACGCTGAAAACGTCTACCGTAACTTGCGAGAAAATAAATATTCCCCTAACCCACGTCCAGTTTTAGATGTTGTATTTGATGGCTGTCAAGAAGTACGCGATTCAGTATTTGGAGCTACCATCATTACCATAGTTGTCTTCTCTCCAGTTTTCGCTTTGGCTGGTGTAGAAGGTAGCATTTTTATCCCAATGGGATTAGGCTATATGGCAGCAGTTATCGCCTCTAGTATCACGGCATTGACGGTAACTCCGGCTTTATGTGCAATTTTACTACCTTATGGTCGTTTGCCAGAAACAGAACCTTGGGTTGCAAGATTTTTTAAGGGGCTGTATCGTCCTCTACTAACATTTTCTCTGCGGCGTTCTGGAATTGTTATAGGTGCTGCGATCGCTAGTTTGGTAGCTGCGGTTGTAATTGTCCCCTCGTTTGGCAGAATATTTTTACCAGAGTTTCAGGAGCAAACTTTGGTGAATACATTAACTCTTTATCCAGGGGTTTCTCTGGAAGCTACCAATGCAGCTGGTGAAACACTTCAACATGCACTCAAGGGAGATTCTAGATTTCCCTACGTGCAATTGCGTTCTGGGCGTGCGCCAGGAGATGGGGATGCAGCCGGGGTGAATTTGGGACACTTGGATATCGAGTTAAGCGACGCAGGAATGAAAGATAGGGAGGGGACGATTGAAAAGTTACGGGAGGAATTTGCTAAGTTACCAGGGGTAGCGCCAAATATTGGTGGTTTTATCTCACACCGCATGGATGAAGTGTTGTCTGGGGTGAGAAGTGCGATTGCTGTCAAAATCTTCGGCCCCGATTTAGAACAACTCCGCACAGTTGGACAACAAGTTGATGATGTCATGAAAACCGTGAATGGGATTGTAGATTTACAACTAGAACCCCAAATACCGATTGAACAAATACAAATTAAGTTCAATCGACCTGCTGCTTCACGGTATGGTTTGACAGTAGGCAAACTGTCTGAAATTATCGAAACTGCCCTGAATGGACGAGTAGTATCTCAAGTTTTAGAGAAACAACAAACTTTCGATTTAGCTGTATGGTTAAAACCAGATGCACGGCAGAATTTGGATACTATTCGCAATTTGTTAGTTGATACTCCTAACGGTCAAAAAATTCCTTTAGCACAGGTTGCCACAATTGAAAATGGTACTGGTCCTAATACTATAAATAGAGAGAATGTATCCCGCTTGATTGTTGTTTCTGCTAACGCTAATGGTAGGGATTTGCGCTCCATTGTCAATGAAATTCAAGCTAAAGTCAAACAGCAAGTACAGATACCTGCTGGTTACTATATTCAGTATGCGGGACAATTTGAAGCAGAAGAAAGAGCGACTCAAAATATTTTAATATCGAGTGCGATCGCCTTTGTTGCAATCACAGTAATTATGTATCTTTCTGTCAAATCTATTCCCTCTACTACCATGATTATGATTAATTTACCTTTAGCATTGGTGGGAGGAGTATTCTCAGTGGCTTTGACAGGTGGAGTAATATCCATTGCTTCTCTAGTTGGTTTTGTTACTTTATTCGGAGTTGCTACCCGTAATGGTTTGTTACTTGTGGATAATTACAACACCAAATTTGCGGAAGGTATACCAGTTAAAGAAGTTCTGATTAAAGGATCAATGGAACGTTTGAATGCCATTTTGATGACAGCTTTTACCTCTGCTTTAGGATTAGCACCTTTAGTAGTTGAGAGTGGCCCAGGAAAAGAAATCTTACAACCACTTTCAATAGTGGTGTTAGGTGGTTTATTTACTTCTACAGCATTAACTTTGATGGTCTTACCAGCTTTATATGCCAAGTTTGGTAAGTTCTTGTTACCTAAGCGTACTATGTCGATTGTAGAGGATGGCAAAGTACCAAAAGCAGTTTTTGAGCAATGA
- a CDS encoding response regulator transcription factor — MRILIVEDDDRIAKPLAEDLKHQHHAVDIAYDGIEGWEYAEAGNYDLILLDLMLPRLDGITLCKRLRASNCNAFILMLTARDTTPDKIIGLDAGADDYLVKPFELEELAARIRALSRRSPETRQLILIHGDLQLDSSNCHVTYASKPLSLTHKEYMILECFLKNPTQVLTRSAILDKLWEFDKLSGEETVKTHMTNLRKKLRAVGSSEDFIETVYGVGYRLCPK, encoded by the coding sequence ATGAGAATCTTAATAGTTGAAGATGACGATCGCATCGCTAAACCCTTAGCTGAAGATTTAAAACACCAGCATCATGCTGTTGATATTGCTTACGATGGGATTGAAGGTTGGGAATATGCCGAAGCAGGTAATTATGATTTAATTTTATTAGATTTAATGTTGCCGCGCTTAGACGGAATTACTCTCTGTAAACGGTTACGTGCTTCTAATTGCAACGCTTTTATTTTGATGTTGACAGCACGCGATACAACGCCAGATAAAATAATTGGACTTGATGCTGGTGCAGATGATTATTTAGTTAAACCATTTGAACTAGAAGAATTAGCAGCACGAATTAGAGCTTTATCTCGGAGAAGTCCAGAAACTCGCCAATTAATTTTAATTCACGGCGATTTACAACTAGATTCTAGTAATTGTCACGTCACCTATGCAAGCAAGCCTCTATCATTAACACATAAAGAATATATGATATTGGAATGTTTTTTGAAAAACCCTACTCAAGTTTTAACTCGCTCTGCAATTTTAGATAAATTGTGGGAGTTTGATAAATTATCCGGGGAGGAAACCGTTAAAACTCACATGACAAATTTAAGAAAGAAACTCAGAGCCGTAGGAAGTTCAGAAGATTTTATCGAAACTGTTTATGGTGTTGGTTATCGTCTGTGTCCTAAGTAA
- a CDS encoding efflux RND transporter periplasmic adaptor subunit, giving the protein MPNSLRFQPIVIIRCVSGTLVSLLLLASPIVVLAHGGHGNEFQGDSEATPATSSIQVDTQTAQRLGIKVEPVKRQQLAVGIKTTGQIETLPSQRVEVTTPISGAKVVELLVEPGANVKKGQPVAVVSSPDLVELRVNSQEKLAQGQADLRQAQADLRLAQQNYDRYQQIAAAEIAQAQSQVAFAQEKYNKDRQLADSGALPRRTALESQTQLAEAKAKLTTANSRRDVIEAEAKLKTAQSSVELAKSKIQLSSTTYQTRLSQLGNRANTKGLVTITAPITGKVADREVTLGQSFQDAGGKLMTIVNDNRVFATANIYEKDLDKVKTGQRVSLKVASVPNRTFNGRIAVIESVVAGDTRVVPVKAEIDNSSGVLKPGMFAELEVLTNQTSSDVLAINSASVVEANGKKQVYVQNGNAYQPVEVTLGQTSQDMVEVKTGLFEGDLIVTQRAPQLYAQSLRGDTKTTADEHTEIPAQVTETKTPSLPLPWWIAAGGGATLATVAFMAGTFWAGRRSKHQYQLATGVGYVTEEHLNSSVPVEPSPEFNDNHRVASQDSEIKIEK; this is encoded by the coding sequence ATGCCAAACTCTTTGCGTTTCCAACCAATTGTTATCATACGTTGTGTTTCTGGTACACTTGTTAGCCTGCTGTTATTAGCAAGCCCCATAGTAGTTTTAGCCCACGGCGGACATGGAAATGAATTTCAAGGAGACAGTGAAGCCACCCCAGCAACTAGTTCCATTCAAGTTGATACTCAAACTGCCCAACGGTTAGGAATTAAAGTTGAGCCAGTTAAACGCCAACAACTAGCCGTTGGTATTAAAACAACTGGGCAAATTGAAACTTTACCCAGCCAAAGAGTGGAAGTGACTACCCCAATTTCCGGGGCAAAAGTAGTTGAGTTGTTAGTAGAACCCGGTGCAAACGTCAAGAAAGGTCAACCTGTAGCTGTTGTATCCAGTCCTGACTTGGTGGAACTGCGCGTTAACTCCCAAGAAAAACTAGCACAAGGTCAAGCTGATTTACGGCAAGCACAAGCTGACTTGAGGCTAGCCCAGCAGAATTACGATCGCTATCAGCAAATAGCCGCAGCAGAAATCGCTCAAGCACAGAGCCAAGTAGCATTTGCTCAAGAAAAGTATAACAAAGACAGACAGTTAGCTGATTCTGGTGCTTTGCCACGTCGTACAGCCTTAGAATCCCAAACCCAGCTAGCAGAAGCTAAGGCTAAACTAACCACAGCTAACAGTCGCCGCGATGTCATCGAAGCTGAGGCTAAACTCAAAACGGCTCAATCATCTGTTGAACTAGCCAAATCAAAAATTCAACTTAGTAGCACCACGTATCAAACTCGCCTGTCTCAATTAGGAAACCGGGCTAATACTAAGGGATTGGTGACGATAACTGCTCCGATTACCGGCAAGGTTGCTGATAGGGAAGTTACTCTCGGTCAATCATTTCAGGATGCGGGTGGCAAATTAATGACGATTGTGAATGATAATCGGGTTTTTGCCACAGCGAATATTTATGAAAAAGATTTAGATAAAGTTAAGACTGGTCAACGGGTAAGCTTGAAGGTAGCTTCTGTACCTAATCGCACCTTTAATGGAAGAATTGCCGTAATTGAATCTGTGGTAGCAGGTGATACGCGCGTTGTGCCTGTGAAAGCCGAAATAGATAACTCCAGTGGAGTTCTCAAACCTGGAATGTTTGCTGAGTTGGAAGTGTTGACAAACCAAACTTCGTCAGATGTTTTGGCTATCAACAGTGCATCTGTGGTAGAAGCAAATGGCAAGAAACAGGTTTATGTGCAGAATGGTAACGCTTATCAACCTGTTGAAGTTACCTTGGGTCAAACTTCGCAAGACATGGTTGAGGTAAAAACTGGTTTATTCGAGGGTGATTTGATCGTTACCCAGCGCGCGCCGCAACTTTACGCTCAATCTTTGCGGGGTGATACCAAGACGACAGCAGACGAACACACCGAAATTCCTGCACAGGTAACGGAAACTAAAACTCCTAGCTTACCACTACCCTGGTGGATTGCCGCAGGAGGGGGAGCTACTCTAGCTACTGTAGCTTTTATGGCAGGTACTTTTTGGGCTGGTCGTCGCAGCAAACATCAATATCAACTAGCCACAGGAGTTGGCTATGTCACAGAAGAACATCTCAATAGTTCCGTTCCAGTAGAGCCATCACCAGAATTTAATGATAACCATCGGGTGGCGAGTCAAGATTCAGAAATCAAGATTGAGAAATAA
- a CDS encoding MFS transporter, whose translation MTTKTFQTIPRNVWVLGFVSLLTDISSEMIHSVLPLFLVSVLGADLLTVGWIEGIAESTASVLKVFSGALSDYLGQRKRLAVAGYGLSTLVKPLFALATSPASVLIARFGDRVGKGIRVAPRDAIVADVTDSVNRGAAYGLRQSLDTIGAFTGPLVAFMLMYFSGQNFRLVFWLAVLPGILAVALLATGVREPGNRNHQRQNNPLHWSALQSLGKSYWVLVAVALLFNLGNSSDAFLLLQAQQAGVSASLVPLTLVVMNIAYSLSAYPVGLLSDRIGRLGLLVSGFCVYALAYLGFAFVNAPWQVWGLFGLYGLHQGMSQGILLALVADRVPSHLRGTAFGLINLATGAALLPASLLGGVLWQTISPKATFIAGSIFALSAIALLLVFESGRWKSVDKE comes from the coding sequence GTGACAACAAAAACTTTTCAAACCATCCCCCGTAATGTTTGGGTTTTAGGATTTGTCAGCTTGTTAACTGATATTAGTTCTGAGATGATTCATTCAGTGTTGCCACTATTTCTAGTTTCGGTATTAGGGGCAGATTTGCTGACAGTTGGCTGGATTGAGGGAATTGCAGAATCAACTGCTTCTGTACTGAAAGTTTTTTCAGGAGCCTTAAGCGATTATTTAGGACAGCGTAAGAGATTGGCTGTTGCTGGTTATGGGTTATCTACCCTAGTTAAACCCCTGTTCGCATTGGCAACTAGTCCTGCATCAGTATTAATAGCTCGTTTTGGCGATCGCGTTGGTAAAGGAATTCGTGTAGCTCCCCGCGATGCAATAGTAGCAGATGTCACCGATAGCGTTAATCGTGGAGCCGCTTACGGTTTGCGGCAATCTTTAGATACCATCGGCGCATTCACTGGGCCACTAGTTGCATTCATGTTGATGTATTTCTCAGGACAGAACTTTCGTCTAGTTTTCTGGTTAGCGGTGCTTCCCGGTATTTTAGCAGTAGCTCTTTTGGCAACTGGCGTGCGCGAACCTGGCAATAGAAATCATCAAAGACAGAATAATCCTCTACATTGGTCTGCTTTGCAAAGTTTAGGTAAAAGCTACTGGGTGCTAGTTGCGGTTGCATTACTATTTAATCTCGGTAACTCTAGCGATGCTTTTTTATTGCTGCAAGCGCAGCAAGCTGGAGTGTCCGCCTCACTAGTACCACTCACCCTGGTTGTAATGAATATAGCTTACTCCCTCAGTGCCTATCCAGTAGGATTGCTATCTGACCGCATTGGTAGATTGGGGTTACTAGTGAGTGGATTTTGTGTATATGCGTTGGCATATTTAGGTTTTGCATTTGTTAATGCTCCTTGGCAGGTGTGGGGACTGTTCGGGCTGTATGGGCTGCATCAGGGGATGAGTCAGGGCATATTATTAGCACTGGTAGCAGATAGAGTTCCGTCCCATCTACGAGGTACTGCTTTTGGGTTAATTAATTTGGCTACTGGTGCAGCGCTCTTACCAGCTAGTTTGTTGGGAGGTGTTTTGTGGCAAACAATCAGTCCAAAAGCAACTTTCATCGCTGGAAGTATTTTTGCTTTGAGTGCGATCGCATTACTGCTGGTATTTGAAAGTGGAAGATGGAAATCAGTAGATAAAGAGTAA
- a CDS encoding mechanosensitive ion channel family protein, whose amino-acid sequence MRLRTRTVITNRLSKLARIRTIWVFLLTILIVISITIPNSVRAQDERVTVRLDGRALFRVSAVDNTKASDRARQIERRMNRLLENPTAISPPQIETSQDKQQRVITSAGVPIVTLTSTDAQDNLTTVDALAIQWSQAIDTALKRASQRRLSPWGRFVAEVQASVETAFGRLIESAITIIPRAIAAILVIGLFWAIATFIRWLMRIIFRHIVEDLTVENLIKQVAYYAVWTLGLIVALDAFGFDPQAVATGLGLTSLALGFALKDIISNFISGMLILVLRPFELGDQIVVGETEGNVERIELRATQLRTYDGRVVLIPNAEVFTSRIINNTAAPIRRSSVELFIGYDSDLQQVVTVLKNAAQATQEVLDEPGVSVRIRDLEQDDIVVETRFWTDSRRSDFVATTSAVRQAIVAALKKANIGLPDPDVRILVPRHPQKWQAAFGLKDSDSASS is encoded by the coding sequence GTGAGGCTAAGAACCAGGACAGTAATCACAAATCGCTTGAGCAAACTAGCACGGATTCGCACAATTTGGGTATTTTTACTCACCATTTTGATTGTGATATCAATAACTATACCCAATTCTGTGAGAGCGCAAGATGAACGAGTAACAGTACGTCTAGATGGTCGTGCATTGTTCCGAGTAAGTGCAGTGGATAACACCAAGGCATCAGATCGAGCAAGGCAAATCGAACGACGCATGAATCGGTTATTAGAAAATCCAACAGCAATTTCTCCACCTCAGATTGAAACTTCCCAAGATAAGCAACAGCGCGTTATTACTAGTGCGGGAGTACCAATTGTTACTCTAACTTCAACAGATGCTCAAGACAATTTAACAACCGTTGATGCGCTAGCTATCCAATGGTCACAAGCAATTGATACTGCTCTTAAACGAGCAAGTCAACGCCGCCTTTCGCCTTGGGGGCGATTTGTAGCAGAAGTACAAGCATCGGTAGAGACTGCTTTTGGGCGACTGATAGAATCTGCCATCACAATTATTCCGCGTGCGATCGCTGCTATTTTAGTAATTGGTCTTTTCTGGGCAATAGCCACATTCATACGCTGGCTGATGCGAATTATTTTCCGCCACATTGTTGAAGATTTGACCGTTGAAAACCTGATTAAGCAGGTTGCATATTACGCCGTTTGGACACTCGGTTTGATAGTTGCCCTCGATGCTTTTGGCTTTGATCCCCAGGCTGTGGCGACTGGATTAGGATTAACTAGCCTTGCTTTGGGATTTGCCCTCAAGGATATCATCTCCAACTTTATTAGTGGTATGCTAATTCTTGTCTTACGTCCTTTTGAGTTGGGCGATCAAATTGTTGTTGGCGAAACTGAAGGAAACGTTGAGCGTATAGAATTGCGTGCTACCCAACTTCGTACCTACGATGGTCGCGTGGTACTAATTCCTAATGCTGAAGTGTTTACTTCTCGGATCATTAACAACACAGCTGCACCTATCCGTCGTAGCAGTGTCGAACTATTCATTGGTTACGATAGCGATCTACAACAAGTAGTTACTGTATTAAAAAATGCAGCCCAAGCAACACAAGAGGTACTTGATGAGCCGGGGGTTTCTGTGCGGATACGAGATTTAGAACAAGATGACATTGTAGTTGAAACGCGCTTTTGGACAGATTCGCGGCGTTCTGATTTTGTCGCTACTACATCAGCTGTCAGACAGGCGATCGTTGCTGCGTTGAAAAAAGCGAATATTGGATTACCAGACCCCGATGTCAGAATTTTAGTGCCGCGTCATCCCCAAAAGTGGCAAGCAGCATTCGGTTTAAAAGATAGTGATAGTGCTTCATCTTAA
- a CDS encoding class I SAM-dependent methyltransferase: MTETKVRQQYDKLAAIYDQRWNSYVANTLSFLKDWTQISPSTTVLDVACGTGEFERLLLTENATQRITGVDISEKMLLVARQKLQLYPHVSFHTASASALPFENNSFDVVVSANSFHYFDDPNAALVEMKRVLKPDGKVIILDWCKDYLLCRLCDFILKLVDPAYKQCYTQLEFHNLLKSAQFDIERATKFHFGVVWGMMVATATPQP, translated from the coding sequence ATGACCGAAACCAAAGTTCGCCAGCAGTATGACAAGCTAGCAGCAATATATGACCAACGCTGGAATAGTTATGTTGCAAATACGCTTTCATTTCTGAAAGACTGGACGCAAATATCTCCATCAACAACTGTGCTGGATGTTGCCTGTGGAACAGGTGAATTTGAACGGTTATTGTTAACTGAGAACGCAACGCAACGTATAACTGGAGTAGACATTTCAGAGAAGATGCTGCTTGTCGCTCGACAAAAACTTCAACTGTATCCCCATGTCTCGTTTCATACTGCTAGCGCGTCGGCGTTGCCATTTGAAAATAATAGTTTCGATGTGGTTGTATCTGCCAATTCGTTCCATTATTTTGATGACCCAAATGCCGCATTAGTAGAGATGAAACGTGTATTGAAACCTGACGGTAAAGTAATTATTTTGGATTGGTGCAAAGATTATTTATTGTGCCGCCTTTGCGATTTTATATTAAAGTTGGTTGATCCTGCTTATAAGCAGTGTTATACCCAACTTGAATTTCACAATTTACTCAAATCTGCACAGTTTGATATTGAGCGAGCGACAAAATTTCATTTTGGTGTAGTGTGGGGAATGATGGTTGCTACAGCGACACCACAACCATGA
- a CDS encoding membrane protein, with product MNKVAKVTIFFWIMKIIATTLGETAGDFISMSLGLGYYVAFAVTFAILAILLFFQIQSDRYRPALYWVAIIATTTAGTEVSDLMDRSLGLGYAMGSLILVACLLSVLAIWYYRDRDLSVYPIARKDAETTYWLAIVFSNILGTAFGDFLTSNLGLSYIQGAFVTASVIGVVIALHYITKLSDVLLFWLAFIFTRPFGATFGDFLTKPIKDGGLSLPRGYASAIAFILLAVVLFFSVRKEKKVRYPIE from the coding sequence ATGAACAAAGTTGCAAAGGTCACAATTTTCTTTTGGATTATGAAGATCATCGCCACGACGCTCGGCGAAACGGCAGGTGACTTCATCTCAATGTCTCTTGGGCTGGGTTATTACGTGGCCTTTGCCGTAACTTTTGCCATTCTGGCTATTCTCCTGTTTTTTCAAATTCAATCTGACAGATATCGTCCAGCCCTTTACTGGGTAGCTATCATTGCGACAACCACAGCCGGAACTGAAGTTTCAGACTTAATGGATCGCTCTCTCGGACTGGGCTACGCAATGGGATCGCTGATCTTGGTAGCCTGTCTCTTAAGTGTTCTGGCTATCTGGTATTATCGGGATCGGGATCTGAGCGTTTATCCGATCGCAAGGAAAGACGCAGAGACAACCTATTGGCTGGCAATTGTGTTCTCAAACATTTTGGGAACGGCCTTTGGTGACTTTCTAACAAGCAACTTAGGACTAAGCTATATCCAAGGCGCATTCGTGACGGCCAGCGTCATTGGTGTTGTCATTGCCCTTCACTACATAACTAAGTTGAGTGATGTCCTCCTATTCTGGCTCGCGTTCATCTTCACGCGACCCTTCGGAGCCACCTTCGGCGATTTTCTTACCAAACCAATCAAAGATGGTGGTCTATCACTGCCAAGGGGCTATGCTTCAGCGATCGCCTTTATCCTACTGGCGGTTGTCCTATTCTTTTCTGTACGAAAGGAGAAAAAAGTGCGTTACCCAATTGAGTGA
- a CDS encoding ATP-binding protein, whose translation MFEKIRRRLLLSYLIVLSLILGGFAIAVRIVFTHSLHKQQTEKLAALAQVAAANAEFDNGKIKIENDLPQDKLFENHQGLNWFDTKGNLIEKQGQDILNLPTHITEGEQITTGGKNRIQSVTLPIISSDDKQFIGYVRASQSLEEFDETLNKLDLGLGGGIVVALIISSVGGVWLTRQAMQPIEESFERLKQFTADASHELRSPLMAIKSNAGVALKYPEGMRETDAEKFQAISSATNQMTRLTEDLLFLARYDNIPNRSKETVNLSLILNDLVQLYQPQAIAKQINLKSQLTEKLYLLGDTNQITRLFTNLIQNAIHYTSSKGTVEITANRSAVDIVVNVQDTGIGIAPKDLENIFERFWRADKSRSYNSGGSGLGLAIAQAIAQNHGGLITVTSQLGIGSCFTVRLPASSLN comes from the coding sequence ATGTTTGAAAAAATTCGCCGTCGTTTACTGTTGTCTTATTTAATCGTATTATCATTAATCTTAGGTGGATTTGCAATTGCCGTTCGCATTGTCTTTACCCATAGCCTGCATAAACAACAAACAGAGAAACTTGCTGCATTAGCACAAGTCGCTGCTGCTAATGCCGAGTTTGATAACGGTAAAATTAAAATTGAAAATGACTTACCTCAAGATAAATTATTTGAAAATCATCAAGGATTAAACTGGTTTGATACTAAAGGTAATCTCATAGAAAAACAGGGACAAGATATTTTAAATTTACCTACTCATATAACAGAAGGAGAACAAATTACTACAGGTGGTAAAAATCGTATTCAGTCTGTTACTTTACCAATTATTAGTAGTGACGATAAACAATTCATTGGGTATGTAAGAGCCAGTCAATCTTTAGAAGAATTTGATGAAACTTTAAATAAATTAGATTTGGGGTTAGGCGGTGGAATTGTTGTAGCTTTGATTATTAGTAGTGTTGGTGGAGTTTGGCTGACTCGTCAAGCGATGCAACCAATTGAAGAAAGCTTTGAACGCTTAAAACAGTTTACTGCTGATGCTTCCCATGAACTCCGCAGTCCTTTAATGGCGATTAAAAGTAATGCAGGTGTAGCACTAAAGTATCCAGAAGGAATGCGAGAAACTGACGCAGAAAAATTTCAGGCTATTTCTAGTGCTACTAACCAAATGACTCGCCTCACTGAAGATTTACTATTTTTAGCTCGTTATGATAATATTCCTAACCGGAGTAAAGAAACTGTTAATCTTAGCTTAATTTTAAACGACTTAGTGCAACTATATCAACCACAGGCGATCGCTAAACAAATTAATCTCAAAAGTCAATTAACTGAAAAGCTTTATTTGTTAGGTGATACTAATCAAATAACACGACTATTTACTAATTTAATTCAAAATGCTATACATTACACCTCGTCAAAAGGAACGGTAGAAATCACAGCTAATCGTTCTGCTGTCGATATAGTAGTTAATGTCCAAGATACAGGTATAGGAATTGCACCAAAAGATTTAGAAAATATTTTTGAGCGTTTTTGGCGAGCAGATAAATCACGTTCTTATAATTCAGGTGGTTCTGGTTTAGGATTGGCTATAGCCCAAGCTATTGCTCAAAACCACGGTGGATTAATTACCGTCACAAGTCAATTGGGAATTGGAAGTTGTTTTACAGTGCGTTTACCAGCAAGTTCTCTTAATTAA